From Azospirillum sp. TSA2s, a single genomic window includes:
- a CDS encoding metallophosphoesterase — translation MDERRLTVAAIGDIHVGETTQYPYRDLFQEIAGKADVLALCGDLTNHGKPREAEILADALRSIGIPVVAVFGNHDYECGHLEEIEHILAQAGVRFLDGAPQEIGGVGFAGVKGFGGGFGNRMLDSFGEPAIKQFVHEAVNEAMRLESALRQLDTERVFVVLHYAPIAATVEGEPTEIFPFLGSSRLAETIDRFDTVRAVAHGHAHHGSYTGKTLRGTPVYNVAQTIPKETGRPYALIEV, via the coding sequence ATGGATGAGCGCAGGCTGACCGTCGCCGCCATCGGCGACATCCATGTCGGCGAGACCACGCAGTATCCCTATCGCGATCTGTTCCAGGAGATCGCCGGAAAGGCCGACGTGCTGGCGCTGTGCGGCGACCTGACCAACCACGGCAAACCGCGCGAGGCGGAGATCCTCGCCGACGCCCTGCGCTCCATCGGCATCCCGGTGGTCGCAGTGTTCGGCAACCATGATTACGAATGCGGCCATCTGGAGGAGATCGAGCATATCCTGGCCCAGGCCGGCGTGCGGTTCCTGGATGGCGCGCCGCAGGAGATCGGTGGGGTGGGCTTCGCCGGGGTAAAGGGCTTCGGCGGCGGCTTCGGCAACCGCATGCTCGACAGCTTCGGCGAGCCGGCGATCAAGCAGTTCGTCCACGAGGCGGTGAACGAGGCGATGCGGCTGGAGAGCGCGCTGCGGCAGCTGGACACCGAGCGGGTGTTCGTCGTGCTGCACTATGCCCCGATCGCCGCGACGGTGGAGGGGGAGCCGACGGAGATCTTCCCCTTCCTGGGATCGTCGCGGCTGGCGGAGACGATAGACCGCTTCGACACTGTCCGGGCGGTGGCGCATGGACATGCGCATCACGGGAGCTATACCGGGAAAACGCTGCGGGGGACGCCGGTGTACAATGTGGCGCAGACGATTCCGAAGGAGACGGGGCGGCCTTATGCGTTGATCGAAGTTTGA
- a CDS encoding ABC transporter ATP-binding protein: protein MAKLIIDDLHLSYGNTEILKGITATFAQGEIVALLGRSGSGKTTLLRSIAGLEEPKRGVISIGDQPVFDAAAGLNVPSEKRGLGLVFQSYALWPHKTVFENVAYGLRLRNVPKADLQQRVASVLEGVGLGHLGERYPHQMSGGQQQRVALARALVYNPPVILLDEPLSNLDAKLREEARIWIRSLIKRMNLTAVFVTHDQIEAMAIADRIVLLDGGRIVQAGTPEQLYTEPVSLFASEFMGVNNQIRSRVQDKRGGYARIDLSGIPLWGKDRAGKSVSDEATGVIRLEQVEVVDGHGENRIPAELETSVYLGSHWEHVFRCGDQTLRAFGRPLAAGTHWLHLPPEQLWVF from the coding sequence ATGGCTAAGCTCATCATCGACGACCTGCACCTGTCCTACGGCAACACCGAGATCCTGAAGGGCATCACCGCCACCTTCGCCCAGGGCGAGATCGTCGCCCTGCTCGGCCGGTCGGGCAGCGGCAAGACCACGCTGCTGCGCTCCATCGCCGGGCTTGAGGAGCCGAAGCGCGGCGTCATCTCCATCGGCGACCAGCCGGTCTTCGACGCCGCCGCCGGCCTCAACGTGCCGTCGGAAAAGCGCGGGCTCGGTCTGGTCTTCCAGTCCTACGCGCTGTGGCCGCATAAGACGGTGTTCGAGAACGTCGCCTACGGCCTGCGCCTGCGCAACGTGCCGAAGGCCGACCTCCAGCAGCGCGTGGCATCCGTTCTGGAGGGCGTCGGCCTCGGCCATCTCGGCGAGCGTTACCCGCACCAGATGTCGGGCGGCCAGCAGCAGCGCGTCGCCTTGGCTCGTGCCCTGGTCTACAACCCGCCGGTCATCCTGCTCGACGAGCCGTTGTCGAACCTCGACGCCAAGCTGCGCGAAGAGGCCCGCATCTGGATTCGCAGCCTGATCAAGCGGATGAACCTGACCGCCGTCTTCGTCACCCACGACCAGATCGAGGCGATGGCGATCGCCGACCGCATCGTTCTGCTCGACGGCGGCCGTATCGTCCAGGCCGGCACTCCCGAACAGCTCTACACCGAGCCGGTCAGCCTGTTCGCCTCGGAGTTCATGGGCGTCAACAACCAGATCCGCAGCCGCGTGCAGGACAAGCGCGGCGGCTACGCCCGCATCGACCTGTCCGGCATCCCCCTGTGGGGCAAGGACCGCGCCGGCAAGTCCGTGTCGGACGAGGCGACCGGCGTCATCCGCCTGGAACAGGTCGAGGTGGTCGACGGACACGGCGAGAACCGCATCCCGGCCGAGCTGGAGACCTCGGTCTATCTCGGCAGCCATTGGGAGCATGTTTTCCGCTGCGGCGACCAGACCCTGCGCGCGTTCGGGCGGCCCTTGGCGGCCGGGACGCATTGGCTGCATTTGCCGCCGGAGCAGCTCTGGGTGTTCTGA
- a CDS encoding nucleotidyltransferase has product MSELREGSATVTAEAEAFYTESLKLLTQSGIPFLLGGTYAVSAYTGINRPTKDIDVFCCGGDFPRILSHFQDHGFETEIEDERWIGKVKHGELFFDVIFNSAVAINPVNDRWFKEEHRAVICGADVRLVAPTEMIFSKSFVQMRHKYDGPDVAHMILKQHDKIDWKRLLAHMEQYWEVLLIHLLNFRFIYPTERDRIPDWLVAELLERMQERAKLPVAQTRICRGRLFSREDYLIDVTQWGFADVVGEEGTKESLKESGNG; this is encoded by the coding sequence ATGAGCGAACTCCGTGAGGGCAGCGCCACCGTCACCGCGGAGGCCGAGGCCTTCTATACCGAAAGCCTGAAGCTGCTGACCCAGTCGGGCATCCCGTTCCTGCTGGGCGGGACATACGCGGTCAGCGCCTATACCGGGATCAACCGGCCGACCAAGGACATCGACGTCTTCTGCTGCGGCGGCGATTTCCCGCGCATCCTCTCCCATTTCCAGGACCATGGCTTTGAAACGGAGATCGAGGACGAACGCTGGATCGGCAAGGTCAAGCATGGCGAGCTGTTCTTCGACGTCATCTTCAATTCCGCCGTCGCCATCAACCCGGTCAACGACCGCTGGTTCAAGGAGGAACACCGCGCGGTGATCTGCGGCGCCGATGTGCGGCTGGTGGCGCCGACGGAGATGATCTTCTCCAAATCATTCGTCCAGATGCGCCACAAGTACGACGGGCCGGACGTGGCCCACATGATTTTGAAACAGCATGACAAGATCGACTGGAAACGGCTGCTCGCCCACATGGAGCAGTATTGGGAAGTGCTGCTGATCCACCTGCTGAACTTCCGCTTCATCTACCCGACCGAGCGCGACCGCATCCCCGACTGGCTGGTGGCGGAGCTGCTGGAACGGATGCAGGAGCGCGCCAAGCTGCCGGTCGCCCAGACCCGCATCTGCCGGGGCCGGCTGTTCTCTCGCGAGGATTACCTGATCGACGTCACCCAGTGGGGCTTCGCCGACGTGGTCGGAGAGGAAGGCACGAAGGAGAGCCTGAAGGAGAGTGGAAATGGATGA
- a CDS encoding glycosyltransferase has protein sequence MELSAGNSADVVAALCRAMLRPVESASALREIEASLERLRHAPPDERAACALQVGRLTRDADPVLRLSAMAAITGDLRHYDDLLDLLDLEFERPDLDRLLHIYCCMGRQLFLMRMDGASRPGFFEDSLFPYYTRLIAAIRDRLGLAPRPRPAGNPATGRVVLVTNQFLSLRHQPSRDLLSYATVLEERCGREVVILNTNIMPTDIHSLFVPSFASSVEPAFDGKQVIEADGRSFRMLSSTGRGLSREKIDWFLRAVEWHDPDVVVSLGGSVIIADLLAAARPTLCIPTTSGAVPSLADIVLDFGGGGRLASGPLAASWRPFRFLHSLIGASEPDRPAATSKAASRAGHGLPHDAFLCLVIGNRLDEEADCAFLAMLESLIDRVPRAAAAFAGEAAALPERLQGSRHAGRLFHLGYVTDMAMLMQTADAYVNPLRTGGGASAAEALAAGVVPVSLPVGDVSAVIGPRFVVPDYAAAVDRLALLANDPARFAEAAAEAWSQSTGRSNPAEAAAALSRYLDEAVELHGRGGMEERICK, from the coding sequence ATGGAGCTGTCGGCGGGAAATTCCGCGGATGTCGTCGCCGCGCTCTGCCGCGCCATGCTGCGGCCGGTCGAAAGCGCGTCCGCCTTGCGGGAGATCGAGGCGTCGCTGGAGCGTCTCCGCCATGCCCCGCCGGACGAGCGTGCCGCTTGCGCCTTGCAGGTGGGCCGCCTGACCCGCGATGCCGATCCGGTCCTGCGTCTGTCGGCGATGGCCGCGATCACCGGCGACCTGCGCCACTATGACGACCTGCTCGACCTGCTCGACCTGGAGTTTGAACGCCCGGATCTCGACCGTTTGCTGCACATCTATTGCTGCATGGGCCGCCAGCTTTTCCTGATGCGCATGGACGGGGCGAGCCGGCCCGGCTTCTTCGAGGACAGCCTGTTCCCCTACTACACCCGCCTGATCGCGGCGATCCGCGACCGGCTCGGCCTCGCGCCGCGGCCCCGCCCGGCAGGCAACCCGGCCACCGGCCGGGTCGTGCTGGTGACGAACCAATTTCTTTCCCTGCGCCACCAGCCGTCGCGCGACCTGCTGTCCTATGCCACGGTCCTGGAAGAGCGCTGCGGCCGGGAGGTGGTGATCCTCAACACCAACATCATGCCCACCGACATCCACAGCCTGTTCGTGCCGTCCTTCGCGTCCAGCGTGGAGCCCGCCTTTGACGGCAAGCAGGTGATCGAGGCGGACGGCCGCTCCTTCCGGATGCTGTCCTCGACCGGCCGCGGGCTGAGCCGGGAAAAGATCGATTGGTTCCTGCGCGCGGTCGAATGGCACGACCCGGACGTGGTGGTGTCGCTGGGCGGATCGGTCATCATCGCCGACTTGCTGGCTGCGGCGCGACCGACCCTGTGCATCCCCACCACCAGCGGAGCCGTTCCGTCGCTGGCCGACATCGTGCTGGATTTCGGCGGTGGCGGCCGGCTGGCAAGCGGTCCGCTCGCTGCGTCATGGCGGCCCTTCCGCTTTCTGCATTCGCTGATCGGTGCATCGGAACCGGACAGGCCGGCAGCCACCTCCAAGGCGGCAAGCAGGGCCGGCCACGGTTTGCCGCACGATGCCTTCCTCTGTCTGGTCATCGGCAACCGGCTGGACGAGGAGGCCGACTGTGCCTTCCTCGCGATGCTGGAATCCCTCATCGACCGTGTTCCCCGGGCGGCGGCGGCGTTCGCCGGTGAAGCGGCGGCGCTTCCTGAGCGCCTGCAAGGGTCACGACATGCCGGACGCCTGTTCCACCTGGGCTATGTAACCGACATGGCGATGTTGATGCAAACGGCAGACGCCTATGTGAATCCGCTGCGCACCGGCGGCGGGGCGAGCGCCGCCGAGGCGCTGGCCGCCGGCGTGGTTCCGGTTTCGCTGCCGGTCGGCGACGTGTCGGCGGTTATCGGCCCCCGGTTCGTCGTTCCTGATTATGCCGCCGCCGTGGACCGGCTTGCCCTGCTGGCCAACGATCCGGCTCGCTTCGCCGAGGCGGCGGCCGAAGCGTGGTCCCAGAGCACCGGGCGAAGCAACCCGGCCGAGGCCGCGGCGGCGCTGTCGCGTTATCTGGACGAAGCGGTCGAATTGCATGGGCGCGGCGGCATGGAAGAGCGAATTTGCAAATAA